From Pseudorca crassidens isolate mPseCra1 chromosome 15, mPseCra1.hap1, whole genome shotgun sequence, one genomic window encodes:
- the PSMA7 gene encoding proteasome subunit alpha type-7, with protein sequence MSYDRAITVFSPDGHLFQVEYAQEAVKKGSTAVGVRGKDIVVLGVEKKSVAKLQDERTVRKICALDDNVCMAFAGLTADARIVINRARVECQSHRLTVEDPVTVEYITRYIASLKQRYTQSNGRRPFGISALIVGFDFDGTPRLYQTDPSGTYHAWKANAIGRGAKSVREFLEKNYTDEAIETDDLTIKLVIKALLEVVQSGGKNIELAVMRRDQPLKILNPEEIEKYVAEIEKEKEENEKKKQKKAS encoded by the exons ATGAGCTACGACCGCGCCATCACCGTCTTCTCGCCCGACGGCCACCTCTTCCAAGTGGAGTACGCGCAGGAGGCCGTGAAGAAGGGCTCGACCGCG GTTGGTGTCCGAGGAAAAGACATTGTTGTTCTTGGTGTGGAGAAGAAGTCAGTGGCCAAACTGCAGGATGAAAGAACAGTGCGGAAGATCTGTGCTCTGGACGACAATGTCTGCATGGCATTCGCGG GCCTCACTGCTGACGCAAGGATAGTCATCAACAGGGCGCGGGTGGAATGCCAGAGCCACCGGCTGACCGTGGAGGACCCGGTCACCGTGGAGTACATCACACGGTACATCGCCAGTCTGAAGCAG CGCTACACACAGAGCAACGGGCGCAGGCCGTTTGGCATCTCTGCCCTTATTGTGGGTTTTGACTTTGATGGTACCCCCCGACTCTATCAGACTGATCCCTCGGGCACATACCATGCCTGGAAG GCCAACGCTATAGGCAGGGGTGCCAAGTCAGTGCGTGAATTTCTAGAGAAGAATTATACTGACGAAGCCATTGAAACAGACGACCTGACTATTAAGCTGGTTATCAAGGCCCTCCTGGAA GTGGTTCAGTCAGGCGGCAAAAACATAGAACTTGCTGTCATGAGACGAGATCAACCACTCAAG ATTTTAAATCCTGAAGAAATTGAGAAATATGTTGCtgagattgaaaaagaaaaagaagaaaatgaaaagaagaaacaaaagaaagcatcatga